Proteins from a single region of Desulfobacter postgatei 2ac9:
- a CDS encoding ion transporter — MKWPKDAGHEVTPPRAHWRTVLHEVIFEADTRLGKGFDVLLIVSILASVIAVMLDSIAAVQSHYGSLLYAIEWVFTIIFTVEYLLRLMCVGRPLKYAGSFYGVVDLLAIIPTYVSLFLPGSQYLLVIRILRILRIFRILKLVPYLGEARLLMKALRASSHKIAVFIYTVMTLVVIFGSLMYVIEGGGNGFTSIPRSIYWAIVTLTTVGYGDISPQTVLGQTLASMVMILGYAIIAVPTGIVTVEMSRAFGRKVSTQVCPECSAEGHDADARHCKFCGAVL, encoded by the coding sequence ATGAAATGGCCGAAGGATGCTGGCCACGAGGTAACGCCTCCGAGGGCCCACTGGCGAACCGTTTTGCATGAAGTGATTTTCGAGGCCGACACCCGGTTGGGGAAAGGATTCGACGTATTGCTCATTGTCAGCATTTTGGCCAGTGTTATAGCGGTGATGCTTGACAGTATCGCTGCCGTGCAGTCACATTACGGCAGCTTGCTCTATGCGATCGAGTGGGTATTTACGATTATCTTCACTGTCGAATACCTTTTGCGACTTATGTGTGTCGGCCGGCCACTCAAATACGCGGGCAGTTTTTATGGAGTAGTCGATTTGCTGGCGATCATCCCGACCTACGTTAGCCTATTCCTGCCGGGAAGCCAGTACCTGCTGGTCATCCGAATTCTGCGCATCCTGCGCATCTTCCGTATCCTGAAGCTGGTCCCCTATCTCGGGGAGGCGCGACTCCTTATGAAGGCGCTGCGGGCGAGTAGTCACAAGATTGCCGTCTTTATCTACACGGTAATGACCCTGGTGGTCATCTTCGGCTCACTGATGTATGTCATTGAGGGCGGAGGCAATGGCTTCACCAGCATTCCACGCAGCATCTACTGGGCAATCGTTACCCTCACTACGGTCGGATATGGTGATATTTCGCCTCAAACTGTCCTTGGCCAGACGCTGGCGTCGATGGTGATGATTCTCGGCTATGCCATCATCGCCGTGCCTACTGGTATTGTGACCGTGGAAATGTCGCGGGCTTTCGGCCGTAAAGTTTCCACCCAGGTCTGCCCGGAGTGCAGCGCTGAAGGTCACGATGCCGATGCCCGCCACTGCAAGTTTTGTGGTGCGGTGTTGTAA
- a CDS encoding imidazole glycerol phosphate synthase HisHF encodes MKITVLDYGAGNVRSLINAVEKMGGSIKMVEKPEDILAAERLIFPGVGNYGAMLEILHARGFVAPLREYLNADRPFLGICVGMQALFEGSEEELVPNESIGFFKGRVKRFRTELSVPHIGWNGIHIKQDSPFLDGVEPDTKFYFVHSYHVVPENPDVILTTTTYDYPYASAVQQGNIIGTQFHPEKSGAAGMKLLDNFIHSDSLKARGPADIPAKGLSKRVIACLDVRSNDTGDLVVTKGDQYDVREAGSVRNLGKPVALAKKYYEQGADEITFLNITGFRDFPLEDMPMLKVLEETSKQVFVPLTIGGGIREFTDARGRHYSSLDVASRYFRAGADKVSIGSDAVYIAMAYLESGQKTKRSAIEEISRVYGAQAVVISVDPKRAWVASPEDAPKHHVVKVTSGEKGPNGEVYCWYQCTVSGGRKAMDIDAVALAKACEALGAGEILLNCIDKDGTKSGFDLDLINAVRSNVTIPVIASSGAGCEAHFSEVFKCTKAEAALAAGIFHREEVPIQSVKQHLAEQGIEVRK; translated from the coding sequence ATGAAAATTACCGTATTAGACTATGGGGCGGGTAATGTCCGCAGCCTGATCAATGCTGTGGAAAAAATGGGCGGCAGCATTAAAATGGTTGAGAAACCTGAAGATATCCTGGCAGCAGAAAGGCTTATTTTCCCTGGTGTCGGCAATTATGGGGCCATGCTTGAAATCCTTCATGCGCGTGGGTTTGTCGCGCCTCTGCGGGAATATCTCAACGCTGACCGGCCGTTTCTGGGCATCTGCGTGGGTATGCAGGCCCTGTTTGAGGGCAGTGAGGAAGAACTGGTCCCCAACGAGAGCATTGGATTTTTTAAAGGCCGGGTGAAACGTTTCAGAACTGAACTGTCCGTGCCCCACATCGGGTGGAACGGAATCCACATCAAACAGGACTCCCCTTTTCTTGACGGGGTGGAACCGGATACAAAATTTTATTTTGTCCATTCCTACCATGTCGTGCCCGAAAATCCGGACGTTATCCTGACCACCACCACCTATGATTACCCTTATGCCTCGGCTGTGCAGCAGGGCAATATTATCGGCACCCAGTTCCATCCGGAAAAAAGCGGGGCTGCCGGCATGAAGCTACTTGATAATTTCATCCACTCAGATAGCCTTAAAGCCCGGGGGCCTGCTGACATACCGGCTAAAGGCCTGTCAAAACGGGTGATTGCCTGCCTGGATGTCCGGTCCAACGACACTGGGGATTTAGTGGTCACCAAAGGGGATCAGTATGATGTCAGGGAAGCGGGCAGTGTTAGAAATCTTGGCAAACCCGTGGCTTTGGCCAAAAAATATTACGAGCAGGGCGCTGACGAGATCACCTTTTTAAATATAACAGGATTCAGGGATTTTCCCCTGGAAGATATGCCCATGCTAAAGGTCCTGGAAGAAACCTCAAAGCAGGTGTTTGTGCCCCTGACCATTGGCGGGGGTATCCGGGAATTCACAGATGCCCGGGGCCGGCACTATTCGTCCCTGGATGTTGCGTCCCGGTATTTCAGGGCCGGTGCGGATAAGGTTTCCATTGGATCTGATGCGGTGTATATTGCCATGGCATACCTTGAATCCGGGCAAAAAACAAAGAGATCAGCCATTGAAGAGATTTCAAGGGTTTACGGGGCCCAGGCCGTGGTGATTTCCGTTGATCCCAAAAGGGCATGGGTCGCTTCCCCGGAAGATGCACCCAAGCACCATGTGGTCAAGGTGACATCCGGGGAAAAAGGCCCTAACGGTGAAGTATATTGCTGGTACCAGTGTACGGTGAGCGGAGGCCGGAAAGCCATGGATATTGATGCCGTGGCCCTGGCAAAGGCCTGTGAAGCGTTGGGGGCCGGTGAAATCCTGCTCAACTGCATAGATAAGGATGGAACAAAATCCGGGTTTGATCTGGACCTGATCAATGCCGTGCGCAGCAATGTCACTATCCCGGTGATTGCCTCTTCCGGTGCCGGGTGTGAGGCGCATTTTTCCGAAGTGTTTAAATGTACAAAGGCTGAAGCGGCATTGGCCGCAGGTATCTTTCACCGGGAAGAAGTGCCCATCCAGTCAGTGAAACAGCATCTTGCCGAACAGGGCATTGAGGTGCGAAAGTGA
- a CDS encoding type II toxin-antitoxin system Phd/YefM family antitoxin: protein MRILSVTEARSNLYRLIDQTSSSHEPIIITGKRGNAVLLSEEDWKSIQETMFLLNIPGMRESIQDGMSTPVEDCSEDLDW, encoded by the coding sequence ATGAGAATATTATCGGTAACAGAAGCCCGTTCAAATCTCTACAGGCTTATTGATCAGACATCATCATCCCATGAGCCAATTATCATCACAGGAAAGAGAGGGAATGCGGTCCTTCTTTCTGAAGAAGACTGGAAATCAATTCAAGAGACAATGTTTTTACTTAACATCCCTGGAATGCGTGAATCCATACAAGATGGAATGTCAACTCCAGTAGAAGATTGCAGTGAGGATCTTGACTGGTGA
- a CDS encoding HDOD domain-containing protein codes for MSNLQIVIKEIKNLKPIPAVVNSLLEIIDDPNSSMKDITKIIQYDPAITANILRTANSAYFGLKRPAETIQEAAMMLGTNHVVDLVMLKLCSQAVKGTQKGYDLHEGALWKYSVSSALIAKQVAVQLDLPNKNSIFTASLLKDIGKTVLDKFIQDAFEKISNLVINENFSFMEAEKQIIGVDHAELGAMIAKIWKFSPRMVGIIRNHHLSSETMVRDKDLAVVYLSDCICMMMGMGVGADGLAYRFHRQAMDHIGISAEDTLKIIADFACRMEEVEMLLKVA; via the coding sequence ATGAGCAACCTGCAAATAGTGATCAAGGAAATAAAAAATTTAAAACCTATTCCTGCCGTGGTCAACTCCCTTTTGGAAATCATAGATGACCCCAATTCATCCATGAAAGACATTACTAAAATCATCCAGTACGATCCTGCCATTACCGCAAATATCCTTCGAACTGCCAATTCCGCATATTTTGGTTTGAAACGCCCCGCTGAAACCATCCAGGAAGCCGCCATGATGCTGGGTACAAACCATGTTGTGGACCTGGTAATGCTCAAGCTATGCAGCCAGGCAGTCAAAGGCACCCAGAAAGGGTATGATTTGCACGAAGGCGCGTTATGGAAATATTCCGTATCGTCGGCCCTCATTGCAAAACAGGTGGCTGTCCAATTGGATCTGCCGAATAAAAACAGCATATTCACCGCATCACTTCTCAAGGATATCGGCAAAACCGTTCTGGATAAATTCATCCAGGATGCCTTTGAAAAAATCTCCAATCTGGTAATTAATGAAAACTTCAGTTTTATGGAGGCTGAAAAACAGATTATCGGCGTGGACCATGCCGAGCTTGGCGCAATGATTGCCAAAATATGGAAGTTCTCCCCCAGAATGGTCGGAATCATCCGTAACCATCATCTTAGCAGCGAGACCATGGTCAGGGACAAGGATCTCGCTGTGGTCTATCTATCCGACTGTATATGCATGATGATGGGCATGGGGGTGGGGGCGGACGGACTTGCGTATCGGTTCCATCGGCAGGCCATGGACCATATTGGTATTTCAGCCGAAGATACATTGAAAATTATCGCAGACTTCGCCTGCCGGATGGAGGAAGTAGAAATGCTGTTAAAGGTTGCCTGA
- a CDS encoding chemotaxis protein CheD has protein sequence MEHIVGIADMKVSNRSGDTIVTYSLGSCVGLAIYDPQAGVGGILHYILPNSAIDEIKAKSNPFMFADTGIPELFKQVYALGAEKSRIKVFVAGGAEIMEQEGIFNIGRQNYSALMQILTQNNLSIWKQAVGGYSNRAIKMEIASGKIYLKTSGLGEVQL, from the coding sequence ATGGAACACATCGTAGGTATAGCAGATATGAAAGTCAGCAACCGGAGCGGTGATACCATTGTGACATACTCGCTTGGTTCATGCGTCGGGCTTGCAATATATGATCCCCAGGCCGGAGTCGGAGGGATACTTCACTATATACTTCCGAACTCCGCCATTGATGAAATAAAGGCAAAAAGCAATCCATTCATGTTCGCTGATACCGGCATCCCGGAGCTGTTTAAACAAGTATATGCACTGGGTGCTGAAAAATCCAGAATTAAAGTCTTTGTTGCAGGGGGAGCTGAAATTATGGAACAGGAAGGAATTTTCAATATCGGCAGACAAAACTATTCAGCACTGATGCAGATATTGACCCAAAATAATCTTTCCATCTGGAAACAGGCTGTTGGGGGGTATTCAAACCGGGCAATAAAAATGGAGATAGCCTCCGGAAAGATTTATTTGAAAACATCCGGATTAGGAGAGGTGCAGTTATGA
- a CDS encoding single-stranded DNA-binding protein, with protein sequence MAGLNKVILIGNLGKDPEIRYTQQGLAVVNFSLATTETWTDKNTGERQDKTEWHRIVVFGKQAETCEKYLSKGKQVYIEGRLQTRNWEKDGQTHYTTEIVVSNFMFLGSRDGGGQSGPGESDYQRGGYQNQPNSGGRGGYTPNRPAPNSDNFQGPAQPGTPEGYDQSVPDDDIPF encoded by the coding sequence ATGGCAGGTTTAAACAAAGTCATCCTCATCGGTAATTTGGGAAAAGACCCTGAAATCAGGTATACCCAGCAGGGACTGGCAGTGGTAAATTTTTCACTGGCCACCACTGAAACCTGGACCGACAAAAACACGGGGGAGCGCCAGGATAAAACAGAATGGCACAGGATTGTGGTATTCGGCAAACAGGCTGAAACCTGTGAAAAATACCTGTCCAAGGGAAAACAGGTTTATATTGAAGGGCGGCTGCAGACCCGAAACTGGGAAAAAGATGGCCAGACACACTACACCACGGAAATTGTCGTTTCAAACTTTATGTTTCTAGGCAGCAGGGATGGCGGCGGCCAGTCCGGTCCAGGGGAATCAGATTACCAGAGAGGCGGATATCAGAATCAACCGAATTCCGGCGGTCGTGGTGGATATACCCCAAACCGACCTGCGCCCAATTCAGATAATTTCCAGGGACCTGCCCAGCCCGGCACGCCAGAGGGGTATGACCAATCCGTTCCGGACGATGATATTCCGTTTTAA
- a CDS encoding Txe/YoeB family addiction module toxin, with amino-acid sequence MIWKVVYAKQAQKDAKKLSTSGLKSKAEEVIDILKENPYQTPPSYEKLVGDLSGAYSRRLNIQHRIVYQVINADKIVKVLRMWTHYE; translated from the coding sequence GTGATTTGGAAAGTTGTCTATGCCAAACAAGCTCAGAAGGATGCAAAGAAACTATCAACATCGGGGTTAAAGTCAAAAGCAGAGGAAGTCATTGATATTTTAAAGGAAAACCCATACCAAACACCCCCTTCTTATGAAAAACTTGTAGGTGATTTATCTGGTGCATATTCAAGAAGATTAAATATTCAACATAGAATCGTATACCAAGTTATAAATGCTGATAAAATTGTTAAAGTTCTCCGCATGTGGACACATTATGAATGA